The Corynebacterium occultum sequence TCGACACCGGCATCCTCGAAGGCCTGCTTGAAGCCTTCGGTGGCGGCATCGAGTGCGGGGTGCTGCACCAGCTGGTTGATGCCGATGCTGTAGGAGTCGCCGCCGGCTGCGTCGCCACCGGTGGCGGTGTCATCGCTGGAGTCGGAGGAACAGGCGGAGAGTGTCAGTGCGCCGACGGCGAAGAGGCCGGCGAGGATCTTAGGTGTGGAGAACATGTCGGTATCCTTCTCTCGTCGGCACCCCGGGGGGAGCACCGAAAGAATGAACTAAATCACCTTTGAACTTACTTGTATCCCCGCACATATGTGAAAAAGACGTGAAATCTTCCTGATACCCACCCCACCCCAGGCTTATCTACGCCGCGGCAGCCAGTCCCCCTGACACCCGGGAAATCAGGGTTGTTCCACCCGCTTCTCCCAGAACTCATCCGTGCGGTAGAGGTCGAAGAGTTCCCGGTAGCCACGCCGACTGGCGAGGGGGCCCAGGACCCTGGCCAGGGGACGGGTGATCCGCGGCGGCGGCGAGGGAAAGACGGTGTCACCCTCGAGCTCCCTGGTCATGAGCATCGCCGGGAGGAGCTGCGGCGCCCCGGACTTGGAGAACTTCCCGTCATGGGCCAGGCCATAATAGATGGGGATGAACTCGGCGAAACGTCCCCCCGGCCGGGCCTCGATGAGGAAGGACCCGAATCCCCTGCCGGTGTAGCGGAAGGTGTGCAGCACCCCCTTGGGGACCGCTGCCTTCTCCCCTGGTCCGAAGTTGTACACCGTCCTGTCCAACCGGAAGGCGAAGGTGCCCTCCAGGATCTCGAAGTGCTCTTCATAGTCGGGGTGATAGTGCGCCGCCAACCAGGGCTGGCCCTCCCGGAACACCCCTATGCCCCGCAGATACTCACCGCCGTTTTCACTGGGATCGACCAGTTTCATACCCCACTCCCCGTGGGTGGGGTGGGAGTAGATGGGGCTGATCCGGGCTGCCAGGGCCTCGGCCACGCGACCTCCCGGCGTGTAGTTGAAACCGGTGCCCTCGATGGGTTTTCCGGTGTTGTCGCGGGTTCTTCCGGTGGTCAGTGTTTTCTCGGGAGTTTCCATCAGGCAGTCCTCCGGGACTCTGGTGTGGACCATGCGGACCCCCGGGGACAGATCCCAGGGCATGCTTAACTCTGAAGCTACGCTCAGGCGGCGCTGGCCACAATCACCCAGAAATGGGGGCTGAGCAGCGATGGACATGACGTAGCATCATGTTCATGGCAAGAAATCCCCAGCAGCAGAAGCTGGCTGACATCATCGCGATCCGGCGGGTCCGGGACCGGATCGACCGGGAATACGACCGCCCTCTGAATGTGGGGGAACTGGCCCGCGGGGCCTATATGTCGGCTGGGCATCTGAGTCGGGAGTTCAAGCGGATCTATGGGGAACCGCCTTATTCCTATTTGATGACCCGGCGGATTGAGCGCGCCAAGACCCTGCTGCGCCGGGGTGATCTCAGTGTCACGGAGGTGTGCTTCGCGGTGGGTTCGGCTTCCCTGGGCACTTTCAGCACCCGTTTTTCGGAGTTGGTCGGGGTCTCCCCCAGTGTCTACCAGCAGGGGCATGGCGGGGAGGCGGCGGGACTTCCACCCTGTGTGACCCGCCAGGTGAGCAGACCGGTCAGGAATCAAGAAGCAAAGGGCTCCGCCACGCCCTAACCTCAGGGTCATGGACATCAAGATTTCGAATTCATTCCTTCCCCACACCGATCCCGAGGCCTCCCTGACCTTCTACCGTGATGTACTCGGTTTCGAGGTTCGTCTGGATGTGGGTTATGAAGACATGCGGTGGATCACCGTCGGTCCCGTTGGCCAGCCGGACACCGCCATCGTGCTGCAACCCCCGGCGGTGGACCCGGGGATCACCGAGCCGGAAAAGCAGGTGATCGCGGAACTGATCGCCAAGGGAGTCTATGCCGGGGTCATCCTGAGCACCGATGATCTGGACGGCTATTTCGAACAGGTCTCAGCCGCCGGTGCGGAGATCATCCAGGAGCCGATGACCCAGGACTACGGGGTACGTGATTTCGCGCTCCGGGACCCCGCCGGCAATATCATCCGCATCAACCAGGCCAGCTGAGCGGGAGAACCCCGTGCCTGCCGCATTTTCTGCGGCAGGCACGGGACGTCGTCAAGCGGGGTTTTTAGACCAGGCCTTCCCGCGCCTTGAACTCGCGGCGGCGGGCGTGCAGGATCGGCTCCGTGTAACCCGAGGGTGAGACGCTGGAGTCCGCACCCTTGAGAATGAGGTCCTTGGCAGCCTGGAAGGCGATGGAGCCCTCGAAGTTGGCGGCCATCGGCAGGTAGGTCGGATCCCCCTCATTCTGCTTATCGACGACCGCGGCCATCCGCTGCAGTGACTCGAGGATCTGCTCCTCGGTGACCACACCGTGGGTCAGCCAGTTGGCCAGCAGTTGGGAGGAGATGCGCAGGGTGGCGCGGTCCTCCATCAGGTCAATATCATGGATGTCCGGAACCTTGGAGCAACCGACGCCCTGCTCCACCCAGCGGACGACATAGCCGAGGATGGACTGGCAGTTGTTGTCCAGCTCCTCCTTCTTTTCCTCGGGAGTCCAATTCGGGTTCTTGGCAACCGGGATGGTGAGCAGGTCGACGAAGGAGTTGCGTCGGCCGGCGGCCTTCAGTTCCTCCTGGACGGCGAAGACATCGACGCGGTGGTAGTGGGTGGCGTGCAGGGTGGCGCCGGTGGGTGAGGGAACCCAGGCGGTGTTGGCGCCCTCGCGGGGTTGGCCGATCTTCTTCTCCAGCATCTCCCCCATCAGCTCGGTCATGGCCCACATGCCCTTGCCGATCTGGGCCTTGCCGGGCAGACCACGGGCAATGCCGGCATCGACATTGTGGTTCTCATAGGCCTGCTTCCAGGGGGCGGTCTGCATATCAGCCTTGCGGACCATGGGGCCGGCCTGCATGGAGGTGTGGATCTCATCGCCGGTGCGGTCCAGGAAGCCGGTGTTGATGAAGGCCAGGCGCTCACCGACCGCCATGATGCAGGCATCCAGGTTGACGGAGGTGCGACGCTCCTCATCCATGACACCGACCTTGAGGGTGTTGCGCGGCAGTCCCAGCAGATCCTCGACCCGGCCGAAGAGCTCGTTGGTGAAGGCGACCTCCTCCGGGCCATGCTGCTTGGGCTTGACGATGTAGATGGA is a genomic window containing:
- a CDS encoding cupin domain-containing protein is translated as METPEKTLTTGRTRDNTGKPIEGTGFNYTPGGRVAEALAARISPIYSHPTHGEWGMKLVDPSENGGEYLRGIGVFREGQPWLAAHYHPDYEEHFEILEGTFAFRLDRTVYNFGPGEKAAVPKGVLHTFRYTGRGFGSFLIEARPGGRFAEFIPIYYGLAHDGKFSKSGAPQLLPAMLMTRELEGDTVFPSPPPRITRPLARVLGPLASRRGYRELFDLYRTDEFWEKRVEQP
- a CDS encoding helix-turn-helix transcriptional regulator, whose protein sequence is MARNPQQQKLADIIAIRRVRDRIDREYDRPLNVGELARGAYMSAGHLSREFKRIYGEPPYSYLMTRRIERAKTLLRRGDLSVTEVCFAVGSASLGTFSTRFSELVGVSPSVYQQGHGGEAAGLPPCVTRQVSRPVRNQEAKGSATP
- a CDS encoding VOC family protein; its protein translation is MDIKISNSFLPHTDPEASLTFYRDVLGFEVRLDVGYEDMRWITVGPVGQPDTAIVLQPPAVDPGITEPEKQVIAELIAKGVYAGVILSTDDLDGYFEQVSAAGAEIIQEPMTQDYGVRDFALRDPAGNIIRINQAS